From a single Fulvivirga ulvae genomic region:
- a CDS encoding PAS domain-containing protein, whose protein sequence is MARKNNIPTLALFVLIVTAILIVLSYNQNATTGSETPEPVIYVLAIALLIAFWLVLKVLFIDDLQNNERDYKTAEQLTADLRNLEKRYKIIIEEAPHAIAMFDRNMRYIAASRQWLNDYDIKYADLTGLSHYDVFPEIGEEWKKIHRECLHGAVNTCEEASFVRADGSVQWITWDVRPWYTSKNTIGGLLMYTSDITEIKEKEFGKRRIENILDKASEMARIGTWEIDLDTGHMAWNRMTGEILEMSESFKMDYVYIFKFFKKGENRARIEKAVSEAISNGTSYDLELELVTERGNNLWARVIGQPEFIRNKCQRLYGVFQDINEKKKNEQIIHEERKLLRAIIDNIPLNVYTKDLQSRKTLVNKSECEYLGLEEEDILGKNDFDLFSADSASQSIEEDQYVFRTGESLKNMECRHVKNDNTTTWFMFSKVPLRDNTGKINGLLGISYDITSRKVAENQVRTLLANLKTIMDATTEVSIISTDLNGKIMHFNKGAENLLGYRAEDIIKKETPIIFHDKKEITKREQELSALLQKKVTGFDVFVEYAKQGQSESREWTYIRQNGSKIKVQLVVTAIKNDNNVITGFLGIATDITERVENQKKLLEAKANLEVLTERLTEQNAQLANFAHITSHNLRSPVGNLSSLLHLYNLAESKEERKQIFEKFKTVIQHLSSTLNTLIETLKNDEVNSRETEIIEFQHVYNKTLEIITAQITESDAIITCDFSTAPVISYNKNYLESIFLNLLTNAIKYRAHCRSPKIHVKTETSPDGITLTITDNGLGIDLSKHGSKLFRLNKTFHDNPEAKGVGLYITKTHVEAMGGHICVDSEVDKGSTFRVNF, encoded by the coding sequence ATGGCCCGAAAAAATAACATCCCGACCCTGGCATTGTTTGTATTGATAGTTACTGCAATACTGATTGTGCTTTCATATAACCAAAACGCCACAACCGGCTCAGAGACTCCGGAACCTGTCATTTATGTTTTGGCTATAGCATTGCTCATTGCTTTTTGGCTGGTATTAAAAGTATTATTTATAGACGACCTGCAAAACAATGAGCGGGATTACAAAACTGCAGAGCAGCTGACAGCAGATCTCCGTAACCTTGAAAAAAGGTATAAGATTATCATTGAGGAAGCACCCCATGCCATTGCCATGTTTGATCGTAATATGAGATATATTGCCGCATCGCGGCAATGGTTAAACGATTACGACATTAAATACGCCGACTTAACCGGGCTTTCTCACTACGACGTTTTCCCTGAAATAGGCGAAGAATGGAAAAAAATACATCGGGAATGCCTTCATGGTGCAGTAAATACCTGTGAAGAAGCCAGCTTCGTAAGAGCCGATGGCTCCGTACAATGGATCACCTGGGATGTGCGCCCCTGGTACACTTCAAAAAACACTATCGGAGGGTTGCTTATGTATACATCTGACATAACAGAAATCAAGGAAAAGGAGTTTGGTAAAAGAAGAATAGAGAACATACTGGATAAAGCCAGTGAAATGGCACGAATAGGCACCTGGGAGATTGACCTTGATACAGGTCATATGGCGTGGAACAGGATGACCGGTGAGATTCTTGAAATGTCTGAAAGCTTCAAAATGGACTATGTCTATATTTTTAAATTTTTCAAAAAAGGAGAAAACAGAGCAAGAATAGAAAAAGCTGTATCAGAAGCCATCAGCAATGGTACCTCATATGATCTGGAGCTGGAGCTGGTTACAGAAAGAGGCAACAATCTCTGGGCAAGGGTTATAGGGCAACCTGAATTCATCCGCAACAAATGCCAGCGACTGTATGGTGTTTTTCAGGACATTAATGAAAAGAAAAAAAATGAGCAGATCATTCATGAAGAAAGGAAACTTTTAAGAGCCATAATCGATAATATACCGCTGAATGTTTACACAAAAGACCTGCAATCGAGAAAAACGCTGGTCAATAAAAGTGAATGTGAATACCTGGGACTTGAAGAAGAAGATATATTGGGTAAAAATGACTTTGATCTATTTTCCGCTGACTCAGCCAGCCAGTCCATAGAAGAAGATCAATATGTGTTTAGAACCGGAGAATCTCTGAAAAATATGGAATGTCGCCATGTCAAAAATGATAATACCACTACCTGGTTTATGTTTTCAAAAGTTCCACTCCGCGATAATACAGGCAAAATTAATGGTTTGCTTGGTATAAGCTATGATATCACCTCCCGGAAAGTGGCCGAAAACCAGGTAAGAACACTTCTTGCCAATTTAAAAACTATTATGGATGCTACCACAGAAGTATCCATCATCAGCACGGATCTCAACGGAAAAATCATGCATTTCAATAAAGGTGCCGAAAATCTGTTGGGTTATCGTGCAGAAGACATAATAAAAAAAGAAACTCCGATTATCTTTCACGACAAAAAGGAGATAACTAAAAGAGAACAAGAACTTTCCGCATTGCTGCAAAAGAAGGTTACAGGCTTCGATGTTTTTGTAGAGTATGCCAAACAAGGGCAATCAGAATCCCGTGAATGGACCTACATTAGACAAAACGGATCGAAAATTAAAGTTCAGTTGGTGGTAACAGCTATTAAAAATGATAACAATGTCATTACAGGTTTTCTGGGCATAGCCACAGATATAACAGAACGCGTGGAAAATCAGAAAAAGCTTCTTGAAGCTAAAGCTAACCTGGAAGTGCTCACCGAAAGACTGACCGAACAAAATGCCCAACTGGCCAACTTCGCCCATATTACTTCTCACAACCTACGGTCTCCCGTGGGCAACCTTTCTTCACTGTTGCACCTATACAATTTGGCGGAATCCAAAGAGGAAAGGAAACAGATATTTGAAAAATTTAAAACGGTGATCCAACACCTTTCCTCCACGCTGAATACCTTAATAGAAACATTGAAAAATGATGAGGTGAACAGCCGGGAAACAGAAATTATAGAATTTCAGCATGTATATAATAAGACTCTGGAGATTATCACTGCACAGATAACTGAGAGTGATGCCATTATAACCTGCGATTTTTCAACAGCTCCGGTCATTAGTTACAACAAAAATTATCTCGAAAGCATATTTCTTAATTTGCTCACCAATGCTATCAAATACAGAGCGCATTGCCGGTCTCCTAAGATCCATGTTAAAACAGAAACGTCTCCTGATGGGATCACATTAACAATCACTGATAATGGACTTGGCATTGACCTGAGCAAACATGGGAGTAAGCTTTTCCGGCTAAACAAAACCTTTCATGACAATCCTGAAGCCAAAGGTGTCGGTCTTTACATAACCAAAACGCATGTGGAAGCTATGGGGGGACATATTTGCGTAGACAGCGAGGTAGACAAAGGCTCAACCTTTAGAGTTAATTTTTGA
- a CDS encoding DUF6607 family protein yields the protein MRKLLILSMVFIVANTYAQKKKKQQDIEAIKSMCGCYEVTFNFAETFASEKDYEFHDNYKTGGLEWVTAAEESNDKIVLQHLLIVGDTMIIKHWRQDWLYENTELYTYYKDKTWKPVTLPKEQVKGQWTQKVYQVDDEPRYEGSATWIHTDGRHYWENTADAPLPRREHTKRSDYNVMKRRNRHELTAEGWIHEQDNDKVIRESDKDVILAQEKGLNTYKKVSDEQCQVAKKWWKENEQYWADVRAVWDELFNTRKELSFKSKVEDKLLFQRLFSLGDELSSKEYNSENARQLIRKAIQPYLISDIELASK from the coding sequence ATGAGAAAATTATTAATACTAAGCATGGTATTTATCGTAGCAAATACCTATGCACAGAAAAAGAAGAAACAGCAGGATATTGAGGCTATTAAATCAATGTGTGGCTGCTATGAGGTAACATTCAACTTTGCGGAAACTTTTGCCTCTGAAAAGGATTACGAATTTCATGACAACTACAAAACAGGAGGCCTGGAGTGGGTGACTGCTGCTGAAGAGAGCAATGACAAAATTGTGCTTCAACACCTGTTAATCGTTGGCGATACTATGATCATCAAACACTGGAGGCAGGACTGGCTCTATGAAAATACTGAGCTGTATACCTACTACAAGGATAAGACATGGAAGCCTGTAACATTACCTAAAGAGCAGGTAAAAGGACAATGGACGCAAAAGGTGTACCAGGTAGACGACGAGCCCCGTTATGAGGGCTCTGCTACATGGATTCATACAGACGGGCGACACTATTGGGAAAATACTGCCGATGCGCCCCTGCCAAGAAGAGAGCACACCAAACGTAGCGACTACAATGTGATGAAAAGAAGGAACAGGCATGAGCTTACTGCCGAAGGCTGGATTCACGAGCAGGACAACGACAAGGTTATCAGAGAAAGCGATAAGGATGTGATCCTTGCCCAGGAAAAAGGTCTTAACACGTATAAAAAGGTCAGCGATGAGCAATGCCAGGTGGCCAAAAAATGGTGGAAAGAGAATGAGCAATATTGGGCTGATGTAAGAGCTGTATGGGATGAGCTGTTCAACACAAGGAAAGAGCTGTCCTTCAAATCCAAGGTAGAAGATAAACTATTGTTTCAAAGACTATTCTCCCTTGGCGATGAGCTGAGCAGTAAAGAATACAATTCAGAAAATGCCAGACAACTTATTCGCAAGGCTATTCAGCCTTATCTCATCAGCGATATTGAGCTGGCAAGTAAATAA
- a CDS encoding HmuY family protein, whose translation MIKLRLNKFLFLGIIALLFAACSDDEDSTTPVAVNFTNTEASISSTNASSEISLTFSRPASADGNLTLALTESGSLTYGTEADFYTTPVMSNGTLVLPFSLGDESVTFSVSAGTGLNIEQDITITFELQSSDDALLQIGNNNTLSVTFSENFVAKSGTIELNGGGEEFPNQAFVDLSKLTQNTVNKYTWDLGFYTEAGEFYVILNSSATVMARALDKNDLTAVTSADTLGFGAEMTVPQYDPSVGAASWIDATDGSLENTAIGEVSSLDTDNKVYIIKRDGDQRNWKKIRVLRNGDNYILQYADISSTDFNTLDVVKDDNYNFNFIDLDNGAATVEPLKAQWDIMYGYYSVRYSTGGPAIPYGFKDYLIINRNSVSVAMVMNTETSFEEFSASHVSGLNFDTAINAVGSSWRNGGGPGTAPSLYTDRYFVLTDAEGNVFKLKFNRLTSTTGERGYPEFTFELVQ comes from the coding sequence ATGATAAAACTCAGACTAAATAAGTTTCTTTTTTTGGGTATCATAGCTCTTCTGTTTGCTGCGTGCAGCGACGATGAAGACTCTACTACCCCGGTAGCTGTTAATTTCACCAATACTGAGGCCAGTATAAGTTCTACCAATGCCAGCAGCGAGATAAGCCTGACTTTCTCACGCCCTGCCAGTGCCGATGGTAACCTTACCCTCGCACTTACAGAAAGTGGCAGTCTTACTTATGGTACAGAAGCTGATTTCTACACTACCCCGGTAATGAGCAATGGTACGCTGGTGCTACCTTTCAGCCTTGGCGACGAAAGCGTTACCTTTAGTGTTTCAGCAGGCACGGGATTAAACATAGAGCAGGACATTACCATCACCTTTGAGCTTCAATCTTCTGATGATGCCTTACTTCAAATTGGCAACAATAACACCTTATCTGTTACGTTTTCAGAAAACTTTGTAGCAAAAAGTGGCACAATAGAGCTGAATGGAGGCGGAGAAGAATTTCCCAACCAGGCCTTTGTGGACCTCAGCAAGCTTACTCAAAATACTGTAAACAAATATACCTGGGATCTAGGCTTTTACACTGAAGCCGGAGAATTCTATGTTATCCTCAATAGCAGTGCAACTGTTATGGCCCGCGCTCTTGATAAAAATGACCTTACGGCAGTCACTTCTGCAGACACTCTTGGCTTTGGAGCTGAGATGACGGTACCTCAGTATGACCCATCCGTTGGAGCTGCAAGCTGGATTGATGCTACTGACGGCAGTCTTGAGAATACAGCCATAGGCGAGGTTTCTTCACTGGATACGGACAATAAAGTATATATAATCAAAAGAGATGGGGATCAACGTAACTGGAAAAAGATTCGTGTATTGAGAAATGGTGATAACTATATATTGCAATATGCAGATATCTCTTCCACTGATTTTAATACTCTGGATGTGGTAAAGGATGATAACTACAATTTCAATTTCATTGACCTTGATAATGGAGCTGCAACTGTGGAACCGTTAAAGGCACAATGGGATATCATGTATGGCTATTACTCAGTGCGCTACTCTACAGGTGGCCCGGCAATACCCTATGGCTTCAAAGATTATCTCATCATTAACCGTAACAGTGTATCAGTCGCTATGGTAATGAACACTGAAACATCATTTGAAGAGTTCTCAGCCAGTCATGTGAGTGGACTAAATTTCGATACTGCAATTAATGCAGTGGGCTCTTCATGGCGCAACGGTGGTGGGCCAGGCACAGCGCCATCGCTATATACAGACAGGTACTTTGTACTTACTGACGCGGAGGGCAACGTTTTCAAACTGAAATTTAACCGACTTACAAGTACTACTGGTGAAAGAGGTTACCCTGAATTTACCTTCGAGCTCGTTCAGTAA
- a CDS encoding YfiR family protein: protein MNRRCKYVLAFTILLLAQHHVRAQESSYNELQAIYIYNFAKYTSWPQQFDTFTIAIFDDAEMHKVISQKLADKTIKGKPIDVKLIYSVTEADGHQLIYLNNKHSRTLTEVLNNYRQQNILIVTENDLIKKGAMISFLVIGNKLRFKINPAALKDKELTASEGLLSLALN, encoded by the coding sequence ATGAACAGACGTTGTAAATATGTATTGGCCTTCACAATATTGCTTTTAGCCCAACATCACGTAAGGGCTCAGGAGTCATCCTATAACGAGCTGCAAGCCATATATATTTACAATTTTGCCAAGTACACTTCCTGGCCACAACAATTTGACACTTTTACCATTGCCATTTTTGACGATGCCGAAATGCATAAAGTAATCAGCCAGAAACTTGCTGATAAAACCATCAAGGGAAAACCTATCGATGTCAAACTTATCTATTCTGTAACAGAAGCTGACGGCCACCAGCTTATCTACCTCAATAACAAACATTCCAGAACCTTAACTGAAGTGCTCAATAACTACCGCCAACAAAACATACTTATTGTAACTGAAAACGATCTGATCAAAAAGGGGGCTATGATCAGTTTCCTGGTCATTGGCAATAAACTGCGTTTTAAAATCAACCCGGCTGCGTTAAAAGATAAGGAGCTTACAGCCAGTGAAGGATTGCTGAGCCTGGCGCTGAATTAA
- a CDS encoding helix-turn-helix domain-containing protein produces the protein MSQKLSAVAELAVKYVNTTQRHVFLTGKAGSGKTTLLRYLVEKTYKAAVVAAPTGIAAINAGGVTLHSLLQLPFGTFMPEEFSPGGRELSEKLNTPKSVIAQLQMGSTKRKLLREIELLIIDEVSMLRADLLDCIDLILRHIRKRREVPFGGVQVLFIGDLNQLPPVVKNSEWPLLSKYYKSAYFFDSRVLQTYPPVYIELDKIYRQSDPEFLDILNRLRDNKLLIDDVKILNTYYRNDASDQAEGYIHITTHNRKADLINERELEKLESKSAIYKAKITGDFPENMYPLSDSIELKGGAQVMFVKNDPSGEGQYYNGKIGKVVSLEHNGITVELDGEHNLVEVKTYLWENKRYKLRADTGQVEESVIGTYEQYPIKLAWAITVHKSQGLTFEKAILDLSESFAPGQMYVALSRLTSLQGLVLSAPVPHSGIDTDTALRGFVSRKKAVDDLHKELKQDREKFLLDYTQTSFDFTNILTELTNHLKGFDKDESRSAKQKYKEWTTEVLDEVRRLQEVSGKFIRQLARIFSEAGEDYLQSIYERVQKANNYFRPLLQSLSQKVKEHKKKVSIQKQVKGYSGELKEIEALFDRKELQIRKVELLIFNALENKILTKEDLKSSGFYKRSPDKTIKEQKVPTKEITYNLYQEGKGVEEIAEIRGLTQGTIEGHLCTYVISGEIKAADLMDNEKMENILTVMKTLGTTSSGEIKSKLGDEYEYSEIRIALAHYEAMEKAASAGNNAQG, from the coding sequence ATGAGTCAGAAATTGAGTGCAGTTGCCGAGTTAGCCGTTAAATATGTAAATACTACCCAAAGGCATGTTTTTCTTACGGGTAAGGCCGGAAGCGGCAAGACTACTTTGCTGAGATACCTTGTGGAGAAAACTTATAAGGCCGCGGTGGTGGCTGCTCCTACGGGTATTGCTGCTATCAATGCAGGGGGAGTTACTTTGCACTCACTGCTTCAGCTACCGTTCGGTACATTTATGCCGGAGGAGTTTTCTCCGGGCGGACGGGAGCTAAGCGAAAAGCTGAACACACCCAAATCGGTTATTGCTCAACTTCAGATGGGGAGTACCAAACGTAAACTTTTACGTGAGATTGAGCTTCTGATCATAGATGAGGTGAGTATGCTTAGAGCGGACTTGCTTGATTGTATAGATTTGATCCTGAGGCACATAAGAAAAAGGAGAGAGGTGCCTTTCGGTGGTGTGCAGGTTCTTTTTATCGGCGACCTTAACCAATTGCCCCCTGTTGTCAAGAATTCAGAATGGCCACTTCTTTCAAAATATTATAAAAGCGCTTACTTCTTTGATTCCAGGGTATTGCAAACTTACCCTCCCGTTTATATTGAGTTGGACAAGATCTACAGACAATCCGATCCTGAGTTTCTGGATATACTCAATAGGCTAAGAGATAATAAGCTGCTGATTGATGATGTGAAAATTTTAAATACATATTACAGGAATGATGCAAGTGATCAGGCAGAAGGGTATATCCATATAACCACACACAACAGGAAGGCTGATCTCATCAATGAGCGTGAACTGGAAAAACTGGAAAGCAAGTCTGCTATATATAAGGCTAAAATAACAGGAGATTTTCCCGAAAATATGTACCCGCTGTCAGATAGTATTGAGCTAAAAGGGGGAGCCCAGGTGATGTTTGTTAAAAATGATCCAAGCGGAGAAGGGCAGTACTATAATGGAAAGATTGGGAAGGTAGTATCACTGGAACATAATGGCATCACTGTAGAACTTGATGGTGAACATAATCTCGTGGAGGTAAAAACATACCTATGGGAAAATAAAAGATACAAGCTTCGTGCGGACACAGGCCAGGTGGAGGAAAGTGTCATTGGTACTTATGAGCAATATCCAATCAAGCTGGCCTGGGCTATTACGGTGCATAAAAGCCAGGGACTTACATTTGAAAAAGCCATTCTGGATTTGTCTGAGTCCTTCGCTCCCGGGCAGATGTACGTGGCACTTTCAAGGCTGACTTCGTTGCAAGGGCTGGTGTTATCAGCACCTGTTCCCCATAGTGGCATTGATACCGATACGGCGCTTCGCGGTTTCGTAAGCCGCAAAAAGGCCGTGGATGATCTTCATAAAGAGTTGAAACAGGATCGGGAAAAATTCTTGCTGGATTATACCCAAACGTCTTTTGATTTCACAAATATTCTTACGGAATTAACCAATCACCTGAAAGGCTTTGACAAGGATGAGAGCAGGTCAGCGAAGCAAAAGTATAAGGAATGGACAACAGAGGTATTAGATGAGGTCAGGCGGCTTCAGGAGGTATCTGGAAAGTTTATCAGACAGCTGGCGAGGATCTTTAGTGAAGCCGGGGAAGATTATTTGCAAAGTATTTATGAGCGTGTGCAAAAGGCAAATAATTATTTCCGGCCTTTATTGCAGTCTCTTTCGCAGAAGGTGAAGGAGCATAAGAAAAAGGTGAGCATTCAAAAGCAGGTAAAGGGTTACTCCGGGGAGCTGAAGGAGATCGAGGCGTTGTTTGACAGGAAAGAACTGCAGATCAGGAAAGTAGAATTACTGATTTTTAATGCCCTTGAAAACAAAATACTTACCAAAGAAGACCTTAAGTCATCCGGGTTTTATAAACGCTCACCCGATAAAACGATCAAAGAGCAGAAAGTACCAACAAAGGAGATAACCTACAACCTCTACCAAGAAGGAAAGGGTGTGGAAGAGATAGCTGAGATCAGGGGTCTTACTCAAGGAACTATAGAAGGGCATTTGTGTACTTATGTGATCAGTGGAGAAATAAAAGCTGCCGATCTTATGGATAATGAAAAAATGGAGAATATACTTACCGTAATGAAAACACTGGGTACCACCTCGTCCGGAGAAATCAAAAGTAAGCTGGGTGATGAATATGAGTATAGTGAGATCCGAATAGCACTTGCCCATTATGAGGCTATGGAAAAGGCCGCCTCAGCAGGTAACAATGCCCAGGGTTAG
- a CDS encoding tetrahydrofolate dehydrogenase/cyclohydrolase catalytic domain-containing protein: protein MSYTPVLLDGKALSKEIEESLKKRVANIIRQTGVVPVLATVLVGNDPSSEVYVKMKGNACERVGMKSLRIHLPEETTTAQLLATIDQLNNDKAVCGILLQHPVPSHINERACFDRITADKDVDGVTCNGFGRMAMNEPAFGSATPAGIIKLIKHYNLPVEGKHAVVVGRSPILGKPVAMMLLNENATVTICHSKTECLAEIVKRADIVVGAVGKPEFIKADWIKDNAIVIDAGYHAGGIGDIEINEVKDRTLAYTPVPGGVGPMTIATLIMQNVESAEMQLLRRAMYQSDTEKETEEITEAPALL from the coding sequence ATGTCCTATACACCTGTTTTACTTGACGGAAAGGCTTTGTCTAAAGAGATTGAAGAAAGTCTGAAAAAACGTGTTGCCAATATCATCCGGCAGACCGGCGTAGTACCGGTACTGGCTACTGTACTTGTGGGCAACGACCCCTCTTCAGAAGTGTATGTAAAAATGAAAGGCAATGCCTGCGAAAGGGTAGGGATGAAGTCTTTAAGGATTCATTTGCCCGAAGAGACCACTACTGCGCAGTTATTGGCTACTATTGATCAGCTAAATAATGATAAAGCTGTTTGTGGTATTCTGCTACAGCATCCGGTGCCATCACACATCAATGAGCGTGCATGTTTTGACCGCATCACTGCAGATAAGGATGTAGATGGGGTCACCTGTAATGGTTTTGGCCGGATGGCCATGAATGAGCCGGCATTTGGTAGCGCCACTCCGGCGGGTATAATAAAGCTCATTAAACACTACAACCTGCCAGTAGAAGGAAAACATGCTGTAGTGGTAGGCAGAAGCCCGATACTGGGAAAGCCAGTGGCGATGATGCTGTTGAATGAAAATGCAACGGTAACTATATGCCATTCAAAAACTGAGTGTCTTGCTGAAATTGTAAAACGTGCCGATATCGTTGTAGGCGCTGTGGGCAAACCGGAGTTTATAAAAGCTGACTGGATTAAAGACAATGCCATTGTTATCGATGCAGGTTACCATGCGGGGGGTATTGGTGACATTGAGATCAACGAAGTTAAAGACAGGACATTGGCCTACACACCGGTACCAGGCGGAGTTGGTCCGATGACCATAGCCACATTGATCATGCAAAATGTGGAGTCTGCTGAGATGCAACTGTTGAGGAGAGCCATGTATCAGTCCGATACGGAAAAAGAAACAGAAGAAATTACTGAAGCACCTGCGCTACTTTAA
- a CDS encoding response regulator: MGNLINVLLVEDDEVDIMNVKRSFKKNSINNPLYVAKNGLEALHMLSGKDPDNFVPAPRIVLLDINMPRMGGIEFLTELRKDPALKPTTVFVMTTSNEDSDKIAAYNLNVAGYVLKPLSFEGFVNAVSILNHYWQLCELPNTTEVED; encoded by the coding sequence ATGGGAAATTTAATAAATGTATTGTTGGTTGAGGATGATGAGGTTGATATCATGAACGTTAAGAGATCATTTAAAAAAAATAGTATCAATAACCCGCTTTATGTGGCAAAAAATGGCTTGGAGGCCCTTCATATGCTATCAGGAAAAGACCCTGACAACTTTGTGCCGGCCCCACGGATCGTATTGCTCGATATAAATATGCCCCGCATGGGGGGAATAGAATTCCTGACTGAACTTAGAAAAGACCCTGCGTTAAAACCTACAACTGTTTTTGTAATGACAACATCTAATGAAGATAGCGACAAAATAGCTGCGTATAACCTCAATGTGGCAGGATATGTTCTTAAACCATTGTCTTTTGAAGGTTTTGTTAATGCTGTTTCCATACTAAACCATTACTGGCAGTTATGTGAGCTGCCCAACACAACTGAGGTAGAGGATTAA
- a CDS encoding ATP-binding protein, with amino-acid sequence MGQVLLIAIVSIFIYSYYPDQQKKIAIKAAHSKIESISNLFSIGVGIGMGEMDLVAVSEAMEWTRHDSAVFYISAIDQEGMEITSYNPGQKILPENILQGPYGIPIENKDHLLYQKSHISYLGQNLGTLVIGYSLEGVYTSINQLRITTLYFCIALFTAGVVLAVIIGSLITENIRKLDFAIDSISSGLKNTRVRVKSNDEIGKVGEAFNHMLDILEESQNELISHSNLLKKQNRELNQFSYVVSHDLKAPLRAIFKLSEWIEEDLGNNIPEDVKTNLQTLRGRVFRLEALINGLLEYSKIGRKDVSQENVDTQKLISDIIDLHQPPARIKINIQSGMPVFYTKKILLQQVFSNLIGNAIKYNNKAAGLISIGVNGNSDYFRFIVEDNGMGISPAYHDKIFTIFQTLEARDQVEGTGIGLSIVKKSVEEVGGHIKVESEEDKGARFIFTWPREIKKGSGLMFTTSN; translated from the coding sequence ATGGGACAAGTGCTCTTGATAGCCATTGTTTCTATATTTATTTATTCCTATTACCCTGACCAGCAGAAAAAGATTGCTATTAAAGCTGCACACTCAAAAATTGAAAGTATATCCAACCTTTTTTCAATTGGTGTAGGTATTGGTATGGGTGAAATGGACCTGGTTGCAGTATCAGAGGCTATGGAGTGGACCCGGCATGACAGTGCTGTATTCTATATTTCAGCCATAGACCAGGAAGGTATGGAAATCACTTCATATAACCCGGGGCAAAAGATCCTACCTGAAAACATCCTGCAGGGACCATATGGCATACCTATTGAAAACAAGGATCATCTCTTATATCAAAAATCCCATATCAGTTATCTAGGGCAAAACCTGGGCACATTGGTCATCGGATATTCACTGGAAGGTGTCTATACCAGTATCAACCAGCTGCGGATCACAACGCTATACTTCTGTATTGCCCTATTTACAGCGGGTGTCGTCCTGGCTGTAATTATCGGAAGCCTGATCACGGAAAATATTCGTAAACTGGACTTCGCCATTGACTCAATTTCAAGCGGTCTGAAAAATACCCGGGTTCGTGTGAAAAGCAATGATGAGATTGGTAAAGTAGGTGAAGCTTTTAACCATATGTTGGATATTCTGGAAGAATCTCAAAACGAACTGATTAGTCATTCCAACTTGCTCAAAAAGCAGAACCGGGAGCTTAATCAATTTTCTTATGTGGTTTCGCATGACCTTAAAGCACCATTACGTGCAATATTTAAATTATCCGAATGGATAGAAGAAGATCTGGGGAATAACATTCCCGAGGATGTCAAGACTAACCTGCAAACATTAAGAGGCCGTGTTTTCAGGTTGGAGGCCCTAATCAATGGCCTTTTGGAATATTCAAAAATCGGCCGAAAAGATGTTTCACAGGAAAATGTTGACACCCAAAAACTGATAAGCGACATTATTGACCTGCATCAACCACCCGCTCGAATAAAAATTAACATACAGTCTGGCATGCCCGTTTTCTACACAAAGAAAATATTGCTACAGCAGGTCTTTAGCAATTTGATCGGGAACGCCATAAAATATAACAATAAAGCAGCCGGATTGATTAGTATAGGTGTAAACGGTAACAGTGATTACTTCCGGTTTATCGTTGAGGACAACGGTATGGGTATAAGCCCTGCTTATCATGACAAGATCTTCACAATTTTTCAAACCCTGGAAGCTCGTGATCAGGTAGAAGGGACAGGAATAGGCTTATCGATCGTTAAAAAGAGTGTTGAAGAAGTAGGAGGCCATATTAAAGTAGAATCTGAAGAGGATAAAGGAGCGAGATTCATTTTTACCTGGCCTAGGGAAATTAAAAAAGGATCTGGTCTAATGTTCACTACATCAAATTAG